The stretch of DNA aaaacggcttccagagtgggaaaatctgaaaacacctGCTCGTCGTTTACGTATGGACTAACATTccgctcattttttttttaaacgatgacatcactgaCCCGTCGCAGTCACATGACCATAAGTGAGTTTAGACGACAAGCCGACATAATACCTGAATATTTTGAGTGTCATGACTCATCGCAGTTAACATTCTCacggtattttcttgtcttatactccctaaatgacgcacatgtaatcctactttgtcgtaagtctagacaagccttggaaagcgggagacgacggacttatgtgtatgcgttctttcttctataGTATgatgtgtcatgtggttccgtctgcgtgtctgttcacagcgccaacGTGTTGGTGGGCCTTGTGTATTagatcgttttcactcagtgatccgttcccgtctggatgcaactgttTACTAAACCGGCGCAGGAAACTGgacagggatttttttcaacccaccaaaaaaaaacatctcaagagcgttcccgtgtggacagggccttaatgTCTGACggaaaatgacatgaaatccAAATTTTAGTGTAAAATTTGACCAAAATTTGATCATGTGATGAACAACCTGTTTCTGTTCAAATGTTCTCCTTACAATCATGTTGCAATGTAAATTTTCCCCCGTCTTAAAATTTTGTTATACAGGTCTCCTTCTAATACAGGACTTAGCCCTAATAGACACCTGGTACTCTATTTGTTATACTTTCACCCAAATAATGTCATCCAATTGaagcataatattacaatattatattatacatactGACTGTCACTCTTTTAGAAAGGTCTATATGTCACTTTCtgttattttaatttcattttgatgTGAAGGCATCTAATAGTGTGGACACCACTGTTGGAGGAAATACGGTGGTATCAACTTCAGTgtctcccacaggactgcagtcGAGTAATGTGTTCATGAGCAAGAGCAAACGGGTAGCGCCCCAAAAAATAGTGGAGCCAAATATATCCGTGGACCGCCACTGTTTAATGAatatatgggaaacactgaatttGATTCAGAAATGAGTGAAACTCATGTATGAATATGTATCCAATAGTACATCTACTTTCATTATAACTTTGGTGAAAATAGTTTTTAGTGGCCCAGATGTTAAATGTGAAGTGAACAAAGCAGATTAAAACGCTAATGGGCATTTTCCCCTTCCATGTTTCCCTTATTGGGTCCTCCCTTTCCCATTGCCCTTGTTTTGGCCCTAACCCACCCCTCCTCGGAGCCTAGTTTGTCCAAGTAAGGCTGCATTTTAGTCCTAGTGAACTTAATGCTATTCTTTATTTTGATGCATGATTTTGTTGTACTGTAATCACTTTTCTTTCCTCCGTTTTGAATCAGAACATTATAAGAAATGAACCTTTTCATCACAAATATTgctaatagaaaaaaaaatgcaagtctTCACTACAAGTGTACATCTGTGTACACAGAGaaagaaatgtttgtttgtatttcccCTCTAACTTGTCATGCTCAAGCAGCTGCTTCATGGCTAACCTCATTGCCCTGACTAACGCGCTGGTGTTTTAAAGGCCTCTGCACTTTTATTGCATGTGACACAGGGCTGTACAAAATTCAGAACTGAAATAAGAATGACCTCTAAATTCCAATTCAATTCTTGAATTTGAATTGCAGGTGCAAAAAGGAAGCAAAAttgcaattcaaattcaaattgcaGTAAGTATAATTGAAATTCCATGAAATTCAAAGAAATTCATGATGCACAATTAAGGTGTACGTAACAATGAagctttacagtatatatttaaagcATACATTGTATAAAACAtattattgtatgtactttatgtgCTACTTTATGTCATGAAAATTCAGAATTTCAACCTTTTCTGAAAAAGTggcgcaaacaagtgagggagatggtaGATTTTTATCACATTAATTATGAACTGCATAACAGGGGACCTTTATGACATGATTGTATTAATGGTGTCCCATCAGGATACATTTGATTGGTCAAACGGATGATAAAACTAATTTACCAGTTTCCTCACTAGAGAGCAGCTACACTTTAAAATCATCCATCTGTAGATTATAGAGTGGTGGAGAACCCGACCGCCATTGCAGCATCTTACCAACCAACCACAGGAGAAAGGAGATACATCCTAACATTATTTTAAGGGTTCTCTGCATTTACTGCTTTATCATCTTTCCCTCTCCTCAGTCAGCTGATcctgctgtgtttgtttgtgtgtgtgtgtgtgtgtgtgtgtgtgtgtgtgtgtgtgtgtgtgtgtgtggcatgtgATAACCACATTAATCTGTGttgtctctctctccctctggcCCACAACCTTTTTTATCTCCCTCCGCTCTTCCAACACTTTCTAACTCTCTTTGGAAACCCAAGGAGCTGGTAAGAGCCTGACTAACTCTCCTCGTCTTCCTCCACCTTTTTCCTCCAAGTCTCGTCTTGTTTTATGTTCTTGAAGCCAGGACTTAGTTGTGTTTTAATCAGTGAGTTCATAAATCCACCTGATCAACCATCTAGATGTATGACAACATGAAGCTTTTGGTTCCTTATTCCATTCACTGTCGTAGACCTTTTCATGAATGAGTTGTTAAATATGAAATTGAGACTTTTTAATCAGACAGAAATCATCCAGTGATATCCAGCCCAGACTAATCAGCATCATTTTAATGTTATCATTCATCCGTAGCTGTAATTTGGAATTCTCAAGCCATTATTGGGGTCTAATCAAGTTTTCCTGCCAGTTGGAGGCCACAATATGCTCCTTAatccagtgattcccaaccacagTACCGTGCCATGCGAAAttatccaatttcacttaattggttGTAAAATGATACATACATAATGTGTCTTTGTTCATCTATCTATGCCAGTGATGCATggtgacaggcagaacaatgaaATGCTGTTCTAACAGATGGCAGGAGGTGCATAACTAacctgttgccattcatacaGCATAAGTTATGGCACACTTGGTGAGGAGctgtgagggtttttttttttgtaaaatatgtgccttggctcaataaaggttgggaaacactgccctAAGCTAAATGTTCTCAGTTTGAAGACATTGCTGTCTTGTCTCTTTAAATCaagttttttattgtttttaatttgtcattttccaCTTTCAGGAGGAGCTCTGCAGTGACAGTGTGGAGAGGATCGTGGTCAACCCCAACGCTGCTTATGACAAGTTCAAGGACAAGCATGTCACCACGAAGGGACTGGGTCGGTTTCTAGTGGACAATTGTGAATTATTCACTGACGTGAAACTCCGGATAGCGCTTCTTTGTGACACTTGGGATTTTTATCTTTGGTTCTTTTTTGCAGACTTCTCAGACAGAATCAGTAAAAGCAGAAGAGTGGGCTATGAGTCAGGAGATTTTGAAATAGTGAGTACAGTCTCTTCTGTACACTGTTAACCTTTGTAATTATGGTAGAAGCTATTCCATGTGACAGAAGtaaacagtattattattattatgatttctcTGACAGCAATTATGGTGGTGCTGTGTGATCACATGATCTTTTCTCCTCATTACCGTTGTTTAGTAGTTCTCAATGTTCTTGCTTGTTGTCTTGCAGCTCGGAGAAGGCTGTGGCGTCAAGGAAACTCCCCAACAGAAGTACCAGCGCCTAGTGACCGAAATCCAGGAGCTCAGTCAAGAAGTGGAAACCATTCAGGTAGACGAGCATAGTCTCTGTTGTCTCTGATTGATGGATTGATTCTCCAAATGTCCACTCACTCACACTGTGGTGATATCATGCATTACCTGACCATCATCTTGATCACGACGTGCCCCTCTGCTGCCAGACTGTCACAAAAGAGAGCAATGCAGAGGAGCGTCTGACCCCGGTGGTGCTCGCCCAGCAGGCGGCCCAGCTCAAACAGCAGCTGGTCTCTGCTCACCTCGATTCACTGCTTGGACCGCAGGCGCACATCAACTTGGCTGATCCAGATGGAGCGCTGGCCAGGTGATAGACaaaactacagtatgtgagtACACAGCTCACATCTCAGCCAGCATTATATCATCTTTTCAAAGGACAATGTAATAGAAAGTAAGTTTGGATATagagtagtcggtgtacagcAATAAAGAAAGTGTCACAGACatcattgtctaaatagctagcaacacaagtgagtagcacaATAATTGCTTCTTGCCTACaaatcaagcatggtggtggtagtgtcatggttttggggctgcatgagtgctgccagcactgggggagctgtggttcattgagggaaacatgaacaTGTACAgagacattctgaagcagagcatgattcGCTCTCTGGTCAAACTGGGCCAGATTTTCCAAGTGCCTGAAGGTGAAGGTATGGCTCCTCCGTCCCTCAACCCAATTGGGCATCTGTagggcatcctcaagcagaaggaaggaaggtggaggagcacaAGGTGTCTTTGGAGGAGTgtaagaggattccagtaacaacctctACAGCTCTGCTTAATTCCATGCCcgagaggattaaggcagtacTGGATAACTGGTGTTTTGTCAGTGCAATaccaggatgtggagggccccaacggctgggtttgccttgggcccccaaatgactaaatacgcccctgaGCGCCACCGTCTTACATCACCTCCATGTTCACCGTTATGTACGTGTGCTGTATTGTGTATTAATATGATGTACATGCTATGCTTAATCAATATTTGCAATTATCGACTGAAAGCAATTGGTTTTCagaaaaccaaataaaaaaaattatatttttggtgAAAAGGTTCACCAATATACGTGGTAGAGAATACCAAATCACAACTAGGCAGGGATTCACTTTAGAAgctatacactgactactcttaagtatatccaagtttcattttatAGTACTGTTCCTGGAAAAGATAATACAAAATGCTGACTGAAATGTAAGTACTCACTTGTGTgagatgctgtgtgtgtgtgtaaaagatcAAAGAAGACtgcgcaggtgtacctaatgaagtgtccaatgAGCATGTTGGTGAAGGTCAGGGGATGCGGCCACCAATAACCTATATTTGTCTCATCTCGACCTCAGGCGTCTGCTCACACAGCTGGAGGCGGCAAAGGGCAGTCGCAGCTGCTCTGCGGGAGACGGCAAGCTGCCAACGCCAGCCAAGGGCCCTGATGGCGTGGTTCTGTACGAGCTGCACAGTAGACCCGAGCAGGAGAAGTTCAACGAGTCTGCCAAGGTCAAAAAATGTCTGAAGAGACATTAGATATCATGTTTTTTACATGCATTACCTCGTTCGCACTGTAGATGGCAGAATTGGAGAAGCGTCTTGCAGAGCTGGAAGTGGCTGTTGGCTCAGGATCAGACAAGCAGGTAGACATCCTCACACTAATTCCATACATCTGCTTATCTCTTACACACCACAACCGCATGTATAATATGCACATTCACATTTAAAATGGATGTCTGACATTTATTGATTACTTGCAGGGACCTCTGAGTGCTGGCATGCAAGGAGCCAGTTTGATGGTGAGTAGTCAAACACTTTGTGTCTGGTCATAATCAAGTATGACATCACTTTGTTTAGTACTGTGGAGCTCATAGTTGCCTATTAACTTTTGACGTCAGGATACTTTAGAACTTCTGCAGGCCAGAGTCAGTGCACTGGACTCAGCTACTTTGGATCAAGTGGAAGCCAGGCTGCAGGTACGTACATCATCAGCTACGTAGACTCAGTAAATGTACAATAGAGagtttattttgtaatacaataaacacaaaatgactAATAATGACAGTGTTGGCACATGGTGTTGTGTATAGAATCTAACCGCGTATTTCATCTTCCATCATCCATTTAAGAGTGTCCTTGGAAAAATGAATGAGATTGCCAAACACAAAACGGCCATTGAGGATGCTGACACACAAAACAAGGTCAGTGTAACAGTGTCTCATGTATGGAACAATAACAGAAGCGACTAGTcttgtcaaggttttttttcatctgaaGTTATAAGTGTATAAACTAGGTTTTTAAAATGCTACACACACAGTTGGTCGCTAGAGGGCGCAAACTGGTTTTTCCTCACGCTTGATTTTCCTTTAACATGACATGATTACCCTGAAAGAAGATAGCTTTAATCCAGTATAAGACCTATTCTAATGTCATGCTTTACAGGGCCATGTCCTGACAAAAAATATTATCCTCAATGTAATTACAGTTGAggtgggtttttaaaaaaaaataaattttaccaAGCCTGCAAAGACAAGTGGAGGGACGTTCATTCGAAGAAAATCCAGAGTTTAAAAACCtcattacagtggatccctgcaaatTCCCAATTCACCATTCACAACCCAAAAATGTGTAGGTTttggtataaaaaaatataataataaaaattatatatatacattccagaaacatgtatgttaggttaattgacgactctaaattgtccataggtatgaatgtgagtgtgaatggttgtttgtctatatgtgccctgcaattggctggcgaccagtccaggaaataccccacctgtcgcccgaagtcagctgagataggctccagcatacccccgcgaccctaatgaggagaggtggtatagaaaatggatgaatatatatatacacacactgctcaaaaaaaatagagggacactttgaaaacacatcagatctaaactgggggaaaatgatcttgaatatctttcctgataataagtgggtgatgtattagtaacaaaatgatgccacataatttgatagaaatgaaaatgatcaccctatagaggggggaaatcaaagacaccccaaaaatgatgcagcagactggtccatttggcaaaaatgtcattgtagcaactcaaaatgattctcagtagtttatgtggcccccacgtgcttgtacgcatgcctgacaacgtcggggcatgctcctaatgagactacggatggtgtcctgggggatctcctcccagatctgggccaggcatcactgcggtacctggatgcatggaggagattccaggagacaggtaggtactccaggagagctggacagggccgtagaaggtccttcaatcctcagcaggatcggtgtctgttcctttgtgcaaggaggaacaggatgagcactgccagagccctacaaaatgacctccagcaggccactggtgtgaatgtttctgaccaaacaatcagaagcaggctccatgagggtggcctgagggcccgacgtcctgtagtgggccctgtgcttaCTGcacagcaccgtagagctcgattggcatttgccatagaccaccagaattggcaactacaccactggtgccctgtgctcttccctgatgagagcaagttcaacctgagcacatgcgacagacgtgaaagggtctggagatgccgtggagaacgttatgctgcctgcaacatcattcagcatgaccggtttggtggtgggtcagtgatggtctggggaggcatatccctggaaagacgcacagacctctacaggttagataacggcaccctgactgcgattaggtaccgggatgaaatccttggacccattgtcagaacctacgctggtgcagtgggacctgggttcctcctggtccacgacaatgcccgacctcatgtggctagtgtatgcaggtggttcctggaggatgaaggaattgataccattgactggcccccacgttcacctgacctaaacccaatagaacacctctgggacattatgtttaggtccatccggcgccgccaggttgcttctcagactgtccaggagctcattgatgccctggtccagatctggaaggagatccccaggacaccatccgtagtctcattaggagcatgccccgacgttgtcaggcatgcgtacaagcacatggggaccacacaaactactgagaatcattttgggttgctacaatgacattttagcaaaatggaccagtgtgctgcaccattttttcactttcatttttggcgtgtctttgatttcccccctctatagggtgaccatttttcatttctatcaaattatgtggcatcattttgttactaatacatcacccagttattatcaggaaagatattcaagatcatttttcccccagtttagatctgatgtgtttttgaagtgttcctgtaatttttttgagcagtatatatatatatatacacacacacacacacacacacacacacacacacacacacacacacacacacgtgtatatataaaaataataatatatgccCACAATTTGACATGTCTTTAcatgtttatgcttcactgataatgttttttcatgaagcattgagatttcgcacttggCTCGGCGGTCACTAAATTCACCATTGTTGTGTGCTACACCGTCATGGATCATGATAAGCGTGTGAGTAGGCCtatcacaataatcaataaatcagttaccgcacgataaaaaaaaactctaactatactggcctcgataaattgacatgcaaATGCATGTTTCtattcctcctctctctctaacaaacaagctggatgacaagaggattcactctgtgcatctgtctaaACACCTGGGAGCATTGTTTCTATCGTGAAATGAATGGaggagtgaaccctcctgtctgTTATGCATAAGAGTGCTGCAGCCTGCAAGTGAGCAAATGCAAATATGAGTGAAGGCAGAAAGGAATGGTTTCTAAGctaaatgccacagccccagtgtgggaatattttgcttttaaaacggaatgaacaaggtgagcccgTGAACTCAAACAAGCCGTTATGTTGGAAAGTAGTGGTGACGAAGAAGGGGAATATAACCAACTTGCATTTGCCcctcaaacacaaccatcctgttCAGTTTTCCCACCcggggaaaaaaactgctgctCAAGGtacagcggagccttcgtcccgacagtcagtgcttactgaggcgtttggtcggcaaagtaaatataaacaaaacagcgcaaaaCCGGTGCAcgttcacagacagtgtcgttcGCTACATGCTAAGCgttcctgttaaggaataatacccaatgtttattcaagtgcaatgttgtttacagagacttgatatccactttatttattgttttgattgttGTGTGCGTTTTTattgcagtgttgtttttttttcttaaagacacgggatttatttttcattggttttggttatgattgtgatttttttaatgttttttttttccatcatgggCAGGctgtgcctcacctgcctctccTGACCTCATGTCACTGATGGtattagatactttattaatctccaagactAAGTCACAATTATTAGTGGCTAAGGCTTAAAGCCAGGGCAAGGAGTTTCAGCCTCTTTcatactttttgtgtgtgtgttttagctgTCACAGCTTTATGACACGGTGCAGAAGTGGGAGGCCATGTCCACCTCTGTACCCCAGGTGGTCCACAGACTCGTTGCTGTCAAGGAGCTGCACGAgcaaggtaacacacacacacacacacacacatacacaacttGACAACTGGCTTTGTTGTTGTCGTCATCTCAGACACGTAGACACACTCATATGCAATATTGCTAAATGACTGGCACAGTATTTCTCCTTTTAAAGGAGGCGAGTAACCTTCAAATGACACCCAAGAGAGTTGGGGTGATGGCATTTATGTAGGCTAGTGGGGGAGGGGCGCACAATTATCAGTTAAAATCGCATAGAACGCTGTGAAGCGACATCACTGTTGATGCAACTTATTTGAACGCCATGTAACAAAGAATCAAGATGTAATAGAATTAACTCAATCTTGCACTATTCATTTGTGCTGCATGAAAGTAGAAATTCATTACACTTAGACACATTTACGTGATATTTGACACCTCTTATCATTTACATGGcatattacacttttattagACACATTTACATGATATAACACTTTCTATCATTTATATGACatacagctgggataggttccagcatgcccacgcgaccctaatgaggagaagcggcatagaaaatggatggatgggatggacagtggaaccttggttaacatcatcaGTTTGACCAATTCCAACCGAAACAGACGTTAACCGaatctgttttttcccattaaaaaaaaaatgcaaatctaatgaatccgttccagaaagccaaacatgttaCCTGAGGaattaaagggataaatgaacattatctttaaggttacttttggtggttgatctcgctgccacatcgcgtctttgggaacagtcatgtcttcggtgaaagtaaaagtaaccttaaatgttcatttatccctttcattcatcatttatgtgcttttgaaattgttttatgagtgtaaaactataaaaatgcgttttgtgttgacatttttagagTCACCCACTGATGACGACATAGATGGGCGGCGTAACTTGCGGTTCCGGttaccattttgtttagctagctagcaggatgctaacaaggaaggacgttttgtgatttaaaaaaatatatactttcagaacacagttgaactcattcaatgtattaacaacacaagacacaacaagacgtgccatattgtacgctaaccgggtaATGTACACACACCGAGGCAAAGTTGTGGGGtcaaaaaaaacacgctaactggggcggaagctaacagaggttccactgtattacactTTTATCAGCCGCATATACACAACAT from Dunckerocampus dactyliophorus isolate RoL2022-P2 chromosome 8, RoL_Ddac_1.1, whole genome shotgun sequence encodes:
- the dctn2 gene encoding dynactin subunit 2, translated to MADPKYANLPGIAFNEPDVYETGDLPEDDQAQFESEELCSDSVERIVVNPNAAYDKFKDKHVTTKGLDFSDRISKSRRVGYESGDFEILGEGCGVKETPQQKYQRLVTEIQELSQEVETIQTVTKESNAEERLTPVVLAQQAAQLKQQLVSAHLDSLLGPQAHINLADPDGALARRLLTQLEAAKGSRSCSAGDGKLPTPAKGPDGVVLYELHSRPEQEKFNESAKMAELEKRLAELEVAVGSGSDKQGPLSAGMQGASLMDTLELLQARVSALDSATLDQVEARLQSVLGKMNEIAKHKTAIEDADTQNKLSQLYDTVQKWEAMSTSVPQVVHRLVAVKELHEQAMQFGQLLTHLDTTQQMINNSLKDNNTLLTQVQQTMKENLVAIEENFAALDQRMKEVSQ